The following is a genomic window from Malus sylvestris chromosome 12, drMalSylv7.2, whole genome shotgun sequence.
ataaggaaaatcaaacttgtgacggttcgacaatTCATTGAATTTGAGGGAACAatattgtgattggtgctatgggaatgaatcatccataagcatcaaagttagaacattcgagttctaagacatggttttcatgaaaaacgtcgggttttcatgggtgtattgttttatgaaaacttctggtttcaaaggcactaaattcgaaactacaggttcgatttagtttatgaacatttagttcataaaagagaggttcctgcaagaaactcagaatgcaatatactaacttagtgtagtggatttgagttgtcttcgggaactcaagtgggAGAGCTTCGTTATTACAAAAGTATATGACGgttcaaagaagagaaataaattattgaatcgttaatgtccaaaagtaaTCTTCAggttaataattttggattcattatcaaattaatggactccatgtcacttttaattaattcaataaatcgggccatacagggtcgattgtagaagctaaataatattaacatacgggttaaattattttagaatgCTAGAATAATAGCTTGTGGGTTGAAAATGCCTTAAAATAATTTGGGCATGGGTGccgtgaaaaaaaaaggaaggcacAGGGTGCCTTGAGTAAAAATGGCAAGGCCCAAAAGGGCCTCGGGGTATGGCTGCAGGCCACCAGGGAGGGAACGAAACCCCAGCCGTAGCTGGGTGTCGGATTTGGGCTGTGGGGAGTTCACGGGCAGGTTCAGCTCATGCTGGCCTGTGGGTTGTCACGGGGATCCCAGCGAAAGCTGGCTGCGTGAAAGCAGCCCCATAGTGACTGCAGGTCACGGGCTTGGGTATGGGTGGCGCAGGGACAAGCCCAGCATATGCTGGCTATATGTATGCGGGCCAGAGCAACAAAACCCAACAACTAAAAAGGTTGCAGCGTGTGTATGAGAGGACAGCCCAGACAATTAGGCAGGTTGGATGGCTGTGGGCCAAGGCTAGTGTGCATAGGCTCAGGGCTACAGGCCCTACCGAGGTAAAATCCAGGCCTAGGCCTGGTGATTATTTGCACAATGATGGTGCGGTGGTGTGCCGCACCATGTTAtgattcccttttttttttttttttttcaaatcctttagggtttaggaaaaccctaatatgcttttaatttctttcgattctttgactcacaaattccacatagcaattattgcgtaatgcatgaaacaaatatatatattgacaaatatatgaaacatatacaatatatatatcggaaggtaaatatgaatgtagggggttcatgcatcatggagaatgtttccatgcttcatgggtcgtttcaaatatcttcctttattttaagcgtattTGAGTAGCAAAAAAagaataagcctttgaatttgtagaagatccttctccGAAAGCCGAAATTGCATCTTCAATTCGTTGTATCACCttcaacatagaaaaattaaattgaatcaatagcatgtagatcaattcaatacaataattaaattaatcaagAAAAGAATGGTTAAAGACGTAATACTCCCCAGATTGAAGATCAAAGTCTCTTGTCAGCGCAtcgtcaagagcgtgctgataacgtgttgataacgtgttgtaggcataatttactgaacaattatggaggccataaagggagaggggtgcggcatggatagagagaaagagagagatgtgtaattgtgaggtgtgtgttattccatcccattgtgcctttatttatagtagtaggaagggtaaaacttttccctttaggattacaacatttaataggtaatctaatcctaataggaatataagatacattcccagaagtcctaggatttacacaatcacatttctattctaaatatgactgcaacacttctcgtttttctgaaaaaaaaaaaaaaaaaagtgtttctCAACCCAAAgcttaaaaatccaaaaatccacCCAATTTTCGCAAATAcacttcaaattttgaaaacaatcGTTGTTTAATCCCTCACATAAAAGCACCCCAAATCCCCAAGCAGAAGCCACAACCGCACGATTCATCAAGACAATAAATCCCTATAGAAAAGCCGAATCACCGCCGCCCAATAATTGCTCGCCGCGCTTTTAGTCTCACCTGATCCCGGCCTCACGCAATCATTCCCGCCTTCCTCCTTCTCCCCTTTACCTCTTTAGACAAAGTCCCCTGCACAAGCTTAACAGTCTGTACTCCTTAGTGGGCGCCAtcaaaacctctctctctctcccctcccttccccctctctttttctctctctaaaacttcTAGGGTTTCCGCCATGAACAGAACTGTGCGTTTCAGCATCCCCTGAGCCCAAATCTCCCAAACttccaatttctttttcttctgctatttttttttttgaaaatgccGAGGCAGAACAGCAATTTGGCGATGGACCTGATGATCCCCGGAAAAATCCGGAAGCGGGGGTGTTCGTCGTCGGCGTCTTCGTCGTCTTCGATCATCCAGAACTACAGATTCAAGCGGGCGATACTCGTTGGGAAGAGGGGCGGATCCAGTACGCCCGTGCCCACGTGGAAGCTCATGAGCTCCAGGTCCCCGACGGCTTCCGCATTGCGCGCCATGGACTCCCCCAACTACTCCCAGAGCGGCGGCGCCAGGtccaagcagcagcagcagcaacccgTGTCGGCGAGGAAACTCGCTGCCACGCTCTGGGAAATGAACGACATGTCTCCCAGAGTGAAGGAAGGGTCGGACGAGAGGCGGCTGAGGAAGATGGAGGCGAGTAATCGTAAAgccagagagagggagaggatcCCGAGATCGGCGCACTCCGGTTCTCTGCCGCCCCATCTCTCCGATCCGTCTCATAGTCCCGTTTCCGAGGTGggttttctctttgttttgtagtTCTGTTTGGTTCCTGAGAAAACTTGCCGGAATTTTGATGGAAAATGTAGCTTGGGTTTAATTtaaagttttagtttttaattagcTTTTTTGAGATTTCTTGTCTCAGCATACTGTCTTTTGCTCATCGTGCTTGCGGCAATTCGATCTTCTTGTTTGATAGCCAGTTGATTGTAAGGTTTTGGTAAATTTGGAGTTTTATATCTGTCTCATTTGAAAGCCTTGTGATAAATTTATAGTACATTCGATCCATCTGATTTTTTTGATATTGGTCAGCATAAGTTAGGCATGTTGGTGGAGAGATTGACTGTAATATTTTCGTGCTACGTGTTGTTTTCGTTTTGTAGAGGATGGATCGGTCTGGAACGGGTAGTTTTCATAGAAGGGCGTCGCCCATTTCGCAGAGGCGGCTCAGGATCACAGACCACCATTCTGGAATGTTGGATTCTCATGGCAATGGCAGTTTGATGGAGGTGAGTCAGTGATCTACTTTATTAGCAGGAATGAGTGTGCCTCACTCTTGCTCATTTGAAGTTATCATATATGCGGATTTTAACTTTTGTTAATTCGAATCAGATGATTGTTTATTGGAATTTCAACTCTATGATTTGTTATATGTGTACGATACTATTTTTTCTCATCTTGTTGTTATACAGGTTGAGACTAGATCTCGAGCCCAGACGCCTACTGCTTCTACTGCTGGAGCCAAGACACGTTTGAAGGATGTCAGTAATGCTTTGACCACGTCTAAAGAGCTACTGAAAATTATCAACCGTGTTTGGGGTAATGAAGATCGACCTTCAACAAGCGTGGCCCTTATCTCAGCCTTGCATGCTGAGCTGGAGAGGGCTCGTTTACACGTCAATCAGCTTATCCAAGAACAACGCTCAGACCAGAATGAGATCAACTACCTCATGAAGTGTTTTGCTGAAGAAAAGGCAGCTTGGAAAAGCAAGGAGCATAAAGTTGTTGAGGCTGCCATTGAGGCCGTTGCTGGAGAACTTGAGGTAGAGAGGAAACTGAGGAGGAGGTTCGAAAGCCTGAACAAGAAACTCGGGAAAGAACTGGCGGAGACAAAAGCCTCTCTTGTTAATAAGGCAAAAGAACTCGAAAGTGAGAAGAGAACAAGAGAGATCATGGAACAAGTATGTGATGAATTAGCCAGGGATATGACTGAAGATAAAGATGAAGCAGAGGAAATGAAGAGAGAATCTGCAAAAGTTCGTGATGAGGTTGAGAAGGAAAGGGAGATGATGCAGTTTGCTGACGTGTTGCGTGAGGAGAGAGCTCAAGTGAAACTCTCTGAGGCAAAACATCATCTTgaagagaagaatgcagctgtTGATATGTTGAGGAGTCAACTTGAAGCCTTCATGGGAAGTAAGACAACCAAAGAAAAAGGACGCACTTCTACTCATCTGAATGATGAAGAAATTTCTGCATATCTAAGTAGAGCTCATCTTGGTTCCGGTCAGGATGAAGAAAAAGATGAGGATGAAGGAGAAGTTGAAGACGGGGTAGAATGCGAAGAGGGTTCTGCTGAAAGTGATCTTCATTCCATAGAGTTAAGTATGGGCAACAACAGCAAAAGCTACAACTTGAATCACAATTCTGCAGCCACTCGTGATCCAAGGTGGGCAGCACCTGGTGTCGAAGAAATCAAAGGGAGGAAGTCTACTTCTGGGAAGCCACCAAGAAGAAGCACTTCTTTGCAAAGAAGCATATCAGATGGAGTGGAATGGGGCATGCAAACTGAAAGGCTCCAAAATTCAGGAGACGGGATAGATTGGGAGAGGTTTCCTGAACTGGAGAGGCAAAGGCAACGGCAAGGAAAAGGATGTGCAGAGGAAATGCAAGGATATAAATCATCAAAGGGTCTTAGGGACCAAATGTTGTCTGGTTCAAGGCTTGGACCTGCTAGAGTTCACGCTAGTCCCACACGGCAATGGGGGCAGCCGTGGCCTTCACGGGATCCTACCAACACATTCCAAGATAGGCCTCCCAGCGCGCAAGGAAGTGGTTCAAAGTCAAACTTGGCGGAAGTGAGAGGTGAAGGCCAGAATGGCAGAAGGTATAAACGGTGaaaatttctcttttttgcCAATGCCTTTGAATAATCAAATACAGGGTAGCGGTATAAAAGGCCATGCTTGAGGAAAGTGATTTCAATGATGAGAAGAAGCGTTTTGGCCCATCGATGCTTTTTGCTTGTTATCACCAGGAGCTGCTAAGTTGCAGTAATTGCTGCTCATTTTGCGCTGCACCAACGCCGTTCTCGCTTAAGAAGCTGGTTTTGTAGATTTTTTGAAGAAAGCTGTGACAATCTAGTGAGCTTGCCCTGTACAAAAGCTTCTAGCATTTATGTCTCAATTTTATAGAAACATTATATATTTGCTTCTGTTTTTTTGCCCTTTCTAATTCTCTTTCCTTTATGCTAATTGTAATCTGTCTTTACCTTATTTCCTGTGTTTTTTGTATACAGTAATTTTACAAGGTTTTGCGTGTTTGAAGGAAAATTTGCTTCCGGATCAATCTTGGATCACATGTACCACTAGCCAACAAATAATTTTGCGGTATAACCGGTTGTTTATAATTATGTGTCTTTTTCTTTACATAACACGAAGTTATATACAATCGGTCTGAATTAAAAAAACCGGTAATGCCTAACAATCACTCCAAATTCAGTGAACTTTGACTGTAATTAGAAccctttgaatttttaattaatggTCCACGGTCGCTTTTATTGTCACAGTTTATTTTGTGCGCTAATTAAAATCTAGTGGATATGGTTAGGGGAGAGCTTTTCAGTTAAATATATTAGATTAGGGAATAATGGAGGCAGGAGGTGCCTAATAATTTAAGGGAATTTGTGTGAAGGGTTTCCTGCATGTGCAGTTAGGAAGGGGGAAGACCATTGCACATGTGAACAACTAGGAGCAAACAAAGATTAGAACTAATAAAATTATAGGATAAGTAGATGCACAggatttatttttgagaaaaaagCACTTTCTACCAACAGTTTACGAGATTTTACAACTTTTTTTGCTTTCCCCTGTTTGACTGGGGCTGATTCCACATACTAATCTAATGTTGGTTTGATTAACTCTGTATAATTTAAACAGAATACCACCGTGACGTCTCATACTAATAATACAATATTATGTGAGAAAGTTAAAACATATAATATTGTGTCATTGGTATATGCAATGCAACAGCGACATCTTGAGGGTGTAAGTGTCACGTACCAACCCGTGGTTTTGGTGGTTGCAGATGGTGTTGTGGTATTGGAAGAAGTCCTTAACCACTTAACCACCAAAGCAATCCATCACTTAGCCTTTGATAGCCCTTAACCACTAGATGCACAAATGTTAGTTCACCTTACCAAATACAATATTATGATTACATCTTATATACAATTAGATACGAACCACGTGACGTGATTTATGcactttcattttctttgtttttgtcctttatttctcatttgatttattcaattcaacgACTATAAAagaatagaagaaaaaaaagagattaaACATATCATGcatgagaagaaaaagaaatgcgGAAATTATTTCCCATGAATGATATATCTTCATTTTTATAAATGGATATAAACATTTCAAGTTACAACATGAGTTATTCACTGTGAATATAGGTCAAAAGCTCCTAATGCGTCACAACAGCATCAACATTATCCAAATATGAGAGTGCAACTGCAGCATGAAAGGCTGCTCCAATGGGAAGAACCTCCCCATCAATCACCAGGAAGGGTGAATGCAAATCTGTTTTCGATACAAACGTCGCGTTCTTCGTCCCAATCATGAAGAATGCAGCAGCCATTTTTTCTGCATAGAAGCTAAAGTCCTCTGCTCCCATACCCATTGGAAGTAGCTTCACATTTGGTTCCCCGAGCAAAGTTTCTCCAACACTCTTTGCATGTTTGTACATTGCTTCATCATTAACCGTGGCAGGATAGGGCCTCATTTTTTCCAGCATGAAGTCTACCGTTGCTGTGCACCTATGCACCGAAGCTTGCATCTCTGTAACCTGCCAGTCATCATACGCATTTAGATCAATGTTCTAGACTAAGAGTCTTGACTCTCGACTCTTGATAACATGTCAAACTGTCTAGTCTCATAAAACAGcaaaatttcaatcacattcCAACTAGTAACTGCTTTTAAACTGCAAGTTAATCTGAGAAATTACTTCCCTTCTTTGTTAACGTAGAACAATTGTATACTGGTTTAAATTAAATTAGACCTAAGATAATACCTCTTTAATCCTTTGCTGAAGGTAGTATAGACCTTCGGAAGTCATGCTTCGAAACGTGCCTTTTAATGTCACCGTCTCTGGGATTACATTTCCTGCTTGGCCACCATCAACAAACCCCACAGTTACGACCTGTAATAGGtcagaaatgaaaaagaaatgaGTACTCTTTTAGGTGATCCGCACCGTGTATTTCTGAAGTCTCCAGTTAAAGATTATCAAACCAGAAGCACTATTTCGACATATCATTGTTATTCAATAAAAAGACGAACACATTGTTTCTATATTTGGCGGAAATAATCAGTCCAACAGTTAAACTAATTTCCGACTTGGCCGATTGTTTGCAAGGACGATGATTTAGAAAACTGAGGAGAAGATGATGCATGTAATTACACATACCCTGGACTCTAGAGGGTTTGTTTCTCGAGATACAATCTGTTGGAGGGAAATGATGGTCAAGCAGGCAGCAAGAATCGGATCTGTGGCCAAATGTGGAGATGCAGCATGCCCACCTTTCCCATGAATGGTGACCAAAAACCTACCAGCAGCAGCAAGCATCGGACCAGGTCTCGAACCAATAGTTCCGACAGGCATTTCCGGTGAAATATGCAACCCAAGAATGCCTTGAATGTTGTCAAGGGCACCCTCTTTTATCATATGGTAAGCCCCTCCACGGCCCTCTTCTGCAGGTTGAAAAACAAGCTTGATTGTGCCCTATAAAATTGTAAAGTTAAATGCAAAGTGTAAACAATGTGTATAACTGACAAAAAAATAATGGAAAAGATTTGTGCATATATTAACTTCAACTGGTTTCTGTGTTTAcctttatttctttgcttttgcGTTGAAGTAACTTAGCAGCTCCAAGCAGCATAGTTGCATGAGCATCATGCCCACAAGCATGCATTCTTCCAGGGTTCTTGCTCTTATGCTCCCACTCAACCATTTCCTAACAAACAAGAAAACCTATctaatcttttttttattttttttattttttacaataaTACTTTTTCATGACACCTACAGATGACATTACTGATTGCCTCTCTAATAAAAGTGTAcgtcatgcatgcatgcaagaTCCACATGTACTAAGCAATGTGGTCAATAAATGTGATTGAAATAACATCATTCTTTTTGTTAATGTTATATTCAATAAATGTGCTgtcaaattaaaatatgaagTGATTTTCAAACACTATTTTCTTACCTGCACACCTTAGTTTTAGCCTTTAGGTTGATcaaaatcaaagaatattctAGGTGACACAAACATACATGAATGTGCACAGTGGCGAAGCTAGGAATTTACAACAATGGGGtcaaaaaatagtttaaaaaaatcgatcatacttttatttaaaaatagctttcaaatatatcaaaatggAGATTACAAATAGACAATAGAGTGTTTAACTTTCAAACTCAAACTACACATACATTGATAGCTCTcactcaaacaaaaaacaaatggaGAAGACGAAAATACATTACAAATTCCTCTCCCAAAAGCTACCGAAAGTAGTACTAATATGAGTGATTGTTTATAGCACAAATGAAGCAGCCCAAGGAGAACATTAAAGGGATGGAAACCAAAAGCATTAGAAGGATGGAACCAAAAAACAGCAAATGGCCCACTAAATTTGGCCATAATTCATCTGTTGCTGGTGGTATAGAGGTCAAATATTTTTTCACAAGACAAAATTTGGAAACTTATTGGGGTCAAGGGATCCCAATGCACCCCCCTTGGCTCCTCTAGTGGATGTGCATAAGAAGAGAATGGTGTGTGAAATACTTCATGATTCAATGTATCTAACTGTTTAGCCCTTGACTTTTAACAATTGGCACCTTATTACCATAAAGATACAAATTGTTACACTTATGGCCATTCCATCCGTCGAGCTATCAACTAACTAGTACAATCGACCATAAAATTAACTACCTGCTAATTTTTTACACGACACTTGGTCGACTTTTTGCTTACATGAACATTAAATTGATACAGCATATGTCACCATTCGTATGTATCCATATCTAGAAAAATTCTTATTTGTTGTTCACATAAAGTTAGTTACTCCATTTATTATGAATCTCATGATCTCCATGCAAGCAAAGATAGGTTAACCGAGTGCTACGTTGAAGGAATAAAGTTAACATTTAGTCTAACAAGAGGGGCCACGAGTGTAAAATTTTAAGCGGGACCAAAATGTTATTGACTTAATTAGAATGGTGCAAACTGCAATTAATACTTATCAAAAAGTTGTGACAACAGAGAGGGAGCGAAGTTTGACCAACCTGAATCGGGAGAGCATCCATATCGGCCCTGAGAGCAAACCATGGCTGCGACCCCGAACCAATAGAAGCCACCACCCCGGTCTTCGCCACCGGCCACGTGTACCCGATCTCGAGCGAGTCGAGTTCCGATCGGATGAGTCGACTCGTCTCCTCCTCCTCAAAGGCCAGCTCCGGGTTCTCGTGGATTGTCCTCCTAACCCTCTTCAGCCAATCAAAGAACTCGGGCTCCCGCGCCGAGTCCATCAGCTCTCGAGTGAGTTGACTCACCTCCCACCTCGAACCGGCCGCCACTGAACCCCATGACGATACGTGGTTTGTGAACGTAAATAACAATATCAACAGCCGCAGCCACTCCATGAACGTCTAACTATTCAGTAACCAACCAACATAATTTGTATTTATGTTGAGTCTGGTCCGGAAAAATGATTAAATAACGCAGAAATACTAATCACAAATTGGAATAGGATCCTCTCTCCTGAGCTCGGGATGGATTCTCCTGACCACAAAATCTGGACCGtttaaatttaatccaacggatCTAAACAGGAattctctaaaaattataataattttaaccgttggatttaatTTGAATGGTCCGGATTTCGTGGTCAGGAAGATCCCAtcctgagctcaggagaggatcctcttcctcACAAATTAGtgaccaaggtattaaatatcggtaatatcggaaatatcggtagtccgaaaacacggaaatatcgatggaaatatcggtaaaatatcgatatcgataaaaattacatggaaaccacggaaattgtaagaaaaacttggaaattttaattgaaactttgcaagatgtttatttagtcaattatctattagtttatcataaaaaattggaaggaaatgcattgcatgatggatttaactgatttaaattgattatatagcgagctggcaaacattgtgagtgtaaaaaatatgtagtaattaatgaaaaaagtttaaagacaCCACAATCATTATAtacaatgaattagtacaatattttacactttatatattgcattttttttctctcagatAACACACACAGACTGACACATAGCCTGGATATTTTGAAAgcaggtttggattttttttttcttctctcggataacacacacacaccccacttctacacacacacgcacagacacACTGTAACAACCCAACCccaaatttttatatattttcgtgGTTCCCcaaataattatgaaattatCGTTTTAGTCCCCTATCTTAACCAAATCTGGACCATTCATCTTGATTTCCAAATTCTCTCAAGCTACCACATGGCAGCACCCTAGCACCCTcacgtatctctctctctccccacccCGTgacctctttctccttctttcttctctgcactcactctccctctctcaaaGACCCTCACTCTTTCACCCTTTGACCCACACCCGAGAGCACCCACGCACACCCTTCGTGGTACTCTGTCGACGGCATCGTCATCACCTTCTACACGCcgtcgtctctctctctctctttctctctctcccgtcgCTGCGCAACTCGATGAAACCCCAAGAACCTCCGGCGAGTTCTTCATGGGTTATGGTTAGGTAAGCCTCGAACCTCTCTTTCCGTGTTGGTTTGTTGCTTGGATGTGATTATTGAGGTTATTCTATCCTTCTTACCAAGGATTTAGCACGGAATCAGCCCGGGAATAGGCgcacccatctccggcgagaCCGTGGGTGTCGAGAGGTTTTCCGACCACCACGGGTTGTTTCACGGCAAATGGAAGGTATAAACGCACTCCTTTGGTCTCGTGCTTTTgtttgatacctagatcgggGTCTAGAACCCTTGTTTGTggtcggccggagctgtagaagctccggcgttcttctccgagtagcacggttaaaaaaatatcgcgatatttccaaaatatcgcgatattatcgataatatcgcgatattttaccgaaaaccatttggatacctatttaaatatccattacctgaaaaaccgataatatcggcgatatttcgccgatattatcgatattttcttccatgttAGTGACAACGTAATTTGATAATGACTTTCTTGTTTGAACTTTGACGGCTGAGACAAAAAGATGAGTTCGGGTTAATGACGTGTTAATGTATCTTTGTGTTTATATTTGGTTATCTCTAATATAAATTCTAATTTATTTGTGTTTATCGATGACAACTGTCGTTTGTTTGAGGGCGAAATAATAACTTACTAACATTCCTTTGATAATATTAGGTACAGCATGAATAAGGTGGCCTCACTTTAGAAGAAAACTGCATGGAACAAAACTTCGGAATTGGAAAAGAGTTCAATACATGGCAAAAACAGTCAACCATTATCTGGAGAAAGGCATCATGTATAGGATCAATAGGAAAGTAAAGCCGATAGTGAGGGCAAACTTGGCAAGATGAGAAACTCCATTACAAGGCCTAGAGGTGTGACTGATGCTTGGGGTAGGCAAAAATCCGCTAAATCGATGAAccgcgaaaaaaaaaaactcggaaaaaaaatcatgttgaTAAAGAAAGTCAATGTTAAAAAATCAAACTGAAT
Proteins encoded in this region:
- the LOC126591962 gene encoding uncharacterized protein At5g41620-like; the encoded protein is MPRQNSNLAMDLMIPGKIRKRGCSSSASSSSSIIQNYRFKRAILVGKRGGSSTPVPTWKLMSSRSPTASALRAMDSPNYSQSGGARSKQQQQQPVSARKLAATLWEMNDMSPRVKEGSDERRLRKMEASNRKARERERIPRSAHSGSLPPHLSDPSHSPVSERMDRSGTGSFHRRASPISQRRLRITDHHSGMLDSHGNGSLMEVETRSRAQTPTASTAGAKTRLKDVSNALTTSKELLKIINRVWGNEDRPSTSVALISALHAELERARLHVNQLIQEQRSDQNEINYLMKCFAEEKAAWKSKEHKVVEAAIEAVAGELEVERKLRRRFESLNKKLGKELAETKASLVNKAKELESEKRTREIMEQVCDELARDMTEDKDEAEEMKRESAKVRDEVEKEREMMQFADVLREERAQVKLSEAKHHLEEKNAAVDMLRSQLEAFMGSKTTKEKGRTSTHLNDEEISAYLSRAHLGSGQDEEKDEDEGEVEDGVECEEGSAESDLHSIELSMGNNSKSYNLNHNSAATRDPRWAAPGVEEIKGRKSTSGKPPRRSTSLQRSISDGVEWGMQTERLQNSGDGIDWERFPELERQRQRQGKGCAEEMQGYKSSKGLRDQMLSGSRLGPARVHASPTRQWGQPWPSRDPTNTFQDRPPSAQGSGSKSNLAEVRGEGQNGRRYKR
- the LOC126591964 gene encoding IAA-amino acid hydrolase ILR1-like 3 codes for the protein MEWLRLLILLFTFTNHVSSWGSVAAGSRWEVSQLTRELMDSAREPEFFDWLKRVRRTIHENPELAFEEEETSRLIRSELDSLEIGYTWPVAKTGVVASIGSGSQPWFALRADMDALPIQEMVEWEHKSKNPGRMHACGHDAHATMLLGAAKLLQRKSKEIKGTIKLVFQPAEEGRGGAYHMIKEGALDNIQGILGLHISPEMPVGTIGSRPGPMLAAAGRFLVTIHGKGGHAASPHLATDPILAACLTIISLQQIVSRETNPLESRVVTVGFVDGGQAGNVIPETVTLKGTFRSMTSEGLYYLQQRIKEVTEMQASVHRCTATVDFMLEKMRPYPATVNDEAMYKHAKSVGETLLGEPNVKLLPMGMGAEDFSFYAEKMAAAFFMIGTKNATFVSKTDLHSPFLVIDGEVLPIGAAFHAAVALSYLDNVDAVVTH